From Rhizobium sp. 007, one genomic window encodes:
- a CDS encoding DNA methyltransferase: protein MATYLSAKRIEKAIQQLGDSRAKRTPLFDFMIVKRTLAIKGASSVAIAESEPAFIQALEEIGAAGLGDDDHYYFNPLALLEAGKTGYRPQRYRSNGTNSTISGTPWRGIIDLSDEKPRKASLAPGYDARLPKLVLSTDKRKLLPNLTEAAVCFWRGQELDPLLVELSTDADRLKRLTDEFVAKVGLTSGEISAVFDSAVDASGTDDGGPFVTAPPSPQDYLPAKTLAAGETKEENLSEVSFGLVAALAAKNFAILTGPSGTGKSRAALKLAEGLQRHYAGQVEGSIFELVAVGPDWTSPKRLLGFRTPFGKERKLPDGTSSHESYEITDTIRLILRASHSDAADIPHFLIFDEMNLSHVERYFAPFLSLIEAASILDAESGISLIGTDDLKLIAAVLEADSPGCREAAAATAMLAEGRDFILPANLFFVGTVNVDETTYMFSPKVLDRAHVIELDAERPSGYLLAASRTEPGGTINVGQADIALKRGIEARETQKYAVSNPATILDNLTHAGFTAAELEPVRDGLVVALDGTYDLISPVGFSFGYRISKEVFIYIAEWMTNRLAGGADKATVLASWQNALDQALLQKVLPKIHGNRRTLGDSLRALSAFYAGNDASSTPSASYTLGLGTKVEIPAAQKLTIAGAADQLPRSRRKLDAMHDRLHATGYVSFVS from the coding sequence GTGGCGACTTACCTTTCAGCAAAAAGGATTGAAAAAGCGATCCAGCAACTTGGTGATTCACGCGCCAAGAGAACGCCCCTGTTTGACTTTATGATCGTTAAACGCACGCTTGCCATAAAGGGCGCCAGTAGTGTTGCGATCGCCGAGTCAGAGCCGGCCTTTATCCAGGCGCTGGAGGAGATTGGCGCGGCCGGCCTGGGAGATGACGATCATTACTACTTCAACCCCCTCGCGCTGCTGGAAGCTGGGAAAACTGGCTATAGGCCACAACGCTACCGTTCTAACGGCACGAACTCGACGATATCCGGTACCCCGTGGCGGGGAATAATTGACCTCAGCGACGAAAAGCCTCGCAAGGCCAGTCTTGCCCCGGGATACGATGCGCGGCTTCCCAAGCTGGTGCTATCCACGGACAAGCGGAAGCTTCTGCCGAACCTTACGGAGGCAGCCGTTTGTTTCTGGCGGGGCCAAGAACTCGATCCCTTGCTTGTCGAACTTTCGACCGACGCCGATCGCCTAAAGCGTTTGACGGATGAATTCGTAGCCAAAGTGGGCCTCACATCCGGCGAGATTAGCGCGGTTTTCGATAGTGCTGTGGACGCCAGTGGCACAGATGATGGAGGTCCCTTTGTAACGGCTCCACCCAGCCCGCAGGACTACCTGCCCGCCAAAACGCTGGCTGCAGGCGAGACCAAGGAGGAAAACCTATCAGAGGTTTCGTTCGGACTTGTCGCCGCGCTCGCAGCCAAGAATTTTGCGATTCTCACCGGCCCTTCTGGCACAGGCAAATCCCGCGCGGCGCTCAAACTCGCCGAGGGCTTGCAGCGCCACTATGCTGGCCAAGTTGAAGGTTCGATTTTCGAGTTAGTCGCTGTGGGACCGGACTGGACTTCACCGAAACGGCTTCTCGGTTTTCGCACCCCGTTCGGGAAGGAGCGGAAGCTTCCGGACGGCACATCGTCGCACGAGAGCTACGAGATTACGGACACTATCCGGCTTATCCTTCGTGCCAGTCATTCAGACGCGGCAGACATTCCGCATTTCCTCATCTTCGACGAGATGAATCTGTCCCATGTGGAGCGGTACTTCGCGCCCTTTCTGTCGCTAATTGAGGCCGCCAGCATTCTAGATGCAGAGAGCGGTATTTCGCTTATCGGCACGGACGATCTGAAGCTCATCGCCGCAGTCCTAGAAGCGGATAGCCCGGGCTGTCGAGAAGCGGCAGCAGCGACAGCCATGCTCGCAGAGGGGCGAGATTTTATACTGCCGGCGAACCTGTTCTTTGTTGGAACCGTCAACGTTGACGAAACAACCTATATGTTTTCCCCGAAGGTTTTGGACCGCGCGCATGTGATTGAGTTGGATGCGGAGCGTCCCAGCGGCTACCTCCTCGCTGCGAGCCGAACCGAACCGGGCGGTACCATCAACGTCGGTCAAGCTGACATTGCATTGAAACGGGGTATCGAGGCGCGCGAAACCCAAAAATATGCGGTGAGTAATCCCGCCACGATCTTGGATAACTTAACACATGCAGGGTTCACAGCAGCCGAACTGGAGCCTGTTCGCGACGGTCTGGTGGTAGCTCTTGACGGAACTTATGACCTTATTTCGCCCGTTGGTTTTTCATTCGGTTATCGAATCTCTAAGGAGGTATTCATCTACATTGCAGAGTGGATGACTAACCGCCTGGCAGGTGGCGCCGATAAGGCGACGGTTCTGGCCAGCTGGCAGAATGCACTGGACCAAGCACTCTTGCAAAAAGTTCTGCCCAAGATTCATGGAAATCGGCGTACCTTGGGTGACAGTCTGCGTGCGCTCTCGGCGTTCTACGCGGGCAATGATGCAAGCTCGACCCCCAGCGCCAGCTACACGTTGGGGCTTGGGACTAAGGTAGAGATACCCGCTGCGCAAAAGCTGACGATCGCTGGTGCGGCCGATCAACTCCCTCGCTCCCGGCGAAAGTTGGATGCCATGCATGATCGTTTGCATGCGACCGGTTATGTGTCGTTCGTAAGCTGA
- a CDS encoding DUF2357 domain-containing protein has protein sequence MTVPLHRVRFSWGPKTHLEIEWSKGRGREIPDLPDVPLLVFAEEEVDPDDHAARGIPPICWRGDTPVLFERFQLRENTEYLIDVTLPKTMGELLTNSPRPKGWPFRERLATVFRSDPPRRWRENADGSTTISGLLRLRSHAGILDLSLAENVPLIAEVVCRKIGYLDEFRALLDEVAEEFSELLLQYDSPVSASFNLADVTPETEAALLFQLRHTMAERNLPVALDEIRRSFHTRLDQWRGTEDIGSVQEPDIPAFIEEFEPSVVVKGGPLAQLFRGYSPREFPVIEARETIDTAENRYVKFFLEELQLIAQRLAGSLSRNGRTASLREVEDWIHTLDEEMSSGQWRRIGNFRSFPSNSQVLQKRRGYREILKLDLSLRMSLELPWKRAEHLADGLIGDIRPVSELYEYWCFFLLRRTLAELAEAELPSDGSLIDTADGGLQVRLLRGKRSRVSYLYRRDATRSLEMNLFYNRTFPRPTRDLSIWYGSYTAKFDPDYSIEIIVEGEGISQRHWLHFDAKYRLDSVDLGALSAIEELPDEVEDADYEKELARVHRQDDLFKMHTYRDGILSSRGAYILFPGDGTSTRLAGKRKNLFVRHPSAFTGSPEYLFPSVGAFDLCPGRDGVQRPLIREFLRQVLDAVFMGTPYQEEVGLL, from the coding sequence ATGACCGTTCCTCTCCACAGAGTTCGCTTCTCATGGGGACCCAAAACCCATCTCGAAATAGAATGGTCGAAAGGGCGCGGCCGGGAGATTCCTGACCTTCCCGACGTACCGCTCCTCGTTTTTGCGGAGGAAGAAGTCGATCCCGACGACCATGCCGCGCGGGGCATCCCGCCAATATGCTGGCGGGGGGATACTCCTGTCCTGTTTGAGCGGTTTCAGCTCAGAGAGAACACCGAATATCTCATCGATGTGACGCTCCCGAAAACCATGGGCGAGCTTCTGACGAATAGCCCACGCCCGAAAGGTTGGCCGTTCAGAGAAAGGCTGGCGACAGTTTTTAGAAGCGATCCGCCTCGCCGATGGCGGGAAAATGCCGACGGAAGCACAACGATTTCGGGGTTGCTGAGGCTACGGAGCCATGCAGGCATCCTGGACCTAAGCCTAGCGGAAAATGTGCCGCTGATCGCCGAGGTCGTTTGTCGCAAAATTGGATATCTTGACGAGTTTCGGGCTTTGCTGGACGAGGTAGCGGAGGAGTTCTCCGAGCTCCTCCTTCAATACGATAGCCCCGTGAGCGCATCGTTCAATCTGGCGGACGTGACGCCGGAAACGGAAGCGGCGCTTCTGTTTCAACTGCGTCATACGATGGCAGAACGGAACCTTCCGGTTGCACTGGATGAGATCCGGCGCTCCTTTCATACCCGCTTGGATCAGTGGCGGGGGACAGAGGATATCGGGTCTGTGCAGGAACCCGATATTCCGGCTTTTATCGAGGAATTCGAGCCATCCGTTGTTGTGAAAGGCGGGCCCCTTGCTCAGCTTTTCCGGGGATACAGCCCCCGCGAATTCCCGGTGATTGAAGCACGGGAAACCATTGACACTGCAGAGAACCGTTACGTCAAATTCTTTCTTGAGGAGCTACAGCTTATCGCCCAGCGGCTCGCAGGCAGCCTGTCGCGCAACGGAAGAACCGCTTCTCTCCGCGAAGTTGAAGACTGGATACATACCCTCGATGAAGAGATGTCTTCCGGGCAGTGGCGAAGGATAGGCAATTTCCGAAGCTTTCCCTCGAATTCGCAGGTACTTCAGAAGCGTCGAGGGTATCGTGAAATTCTAAAGCTCGATCTTTCCTTGAGGATGAGCCTTGAGCTGCCTTGGAAGCGTGCGGAGCACCTGGCGGACGGATTGATCGGCGACATCCGTCCTGTGAGCGAGCTGTATGAATACTGGTGTTTCTTCCTTCTGCGGCGCACTTTGGCAGAACTTGCGGAAGCGGAATTGCCGAGCGACGGATCGCTAATCGATACAGCAGACGGCGGTTTACAGGTGCGCCTTCTCCGGGGCAAGCGCAGCCGGGTCAGCTACCTGTATCGACGGGACGCAACCCGCTCCCTCGAAATGAACCTGTTCTACAACCGTACTTTCCCGCGTCCGACTCGTGATCTCTCGATATGGTACGGCAGCTATACAGCCAAGTTCGACCCTGACTACAGCATCGAGATCATTGTCGAGGGGGAAGGTATCTCGCAGAGGCATTGGCTCCATTTTGACGCCAAATACCGGCTCGACTCTGTGGATCTCGGGGCGCTGTCCGCGATCGAGGAATTGCCTGATGAAGTTGAGGATGCCGACTATGAAAAGGAACTCGCCCGTGTCCACCGGCAGGACGACCTTTTCAAGATGCATACCTACCGGGATGGAATTCTCAGCAGTCGCGGTGCCTATATCCTCTTTCCTGGAGATGGAACGTCAACCAGGCTTGCCGGTAAGCGAAAGAACCTCTTTGTGCGGCACCCATCAGCCTTCACCGGAAGCCCCGAGTATCTATTTCCTAGCGTTGGGGCATTTGACCTTTGCCCGGGCAGGGATGGCGTTCAGCGACCGCTAATCAGGGAGTTCCTGAGGCAAGTCCTTGATGCTGTCTTCATGGGCACCCCTTATCAAGAGGAGGTTGGCCTGCTTTAA
- a CDS encoding helix-turn-helix transcriptional regulator, whose product MTINATRLDPKVLGFWVKCIRETFNWSQEAVAENAGLDVRTIQRVEAGNAASVTTRRALARGLGYENPDIFDTPDFITSVHKILGEINGTSPESMEKQFPDHMRLPVTRVQSGDALGLADISTGLLLHMEDELSQDAKQTAAALFDYLRDVQDIRHEASFADKLAFNNEMGVMLTELEANGAIAYSALRQTKIVGQNWEDKTPMPFTAVRRLSY is encoded by the coding sequence ATGACAATCAACGCGACGAGGCTGGATCCGAAAGTTCTCGGATTCTGGGTTAAATGCATCCGCGAAACGTTTAATTGGTCACAGGAGGCCGTCGCGGAAAACGCCGGTCTGGACGTAAGAACGATCCAGCGCGTGGAAGCCGGCAACGCAGCCAGCGTTACTACCCGTCGGGCACTTGCGCGCGGCCTTGGTTATGAGAACCCCGACATATTCGATACCCCCGACTTCATTACGTCGGTCCATAAGATCCTCGGAGAGATAAACGGCACGAGCCCGGAGTCGATGGAGAAACAGTTTCCGGATCATATGCGCCTGCCTGTAACCCGTGTCCAAAGCGGCGATGCCCTCGGGCTCGCAGACATCTCGACGGGGTTGTTGCTCCATATGGAGGACGAGCTGAGCCAAGACGCCAAGCAGACGGCAGCGGCGCTCTTCGATTATCTCAGAGATGTTCAGGATATCCGTCACGAAGCTTCATTTGCCGACAAGTTAGCCTTCAACAATGAGATGGGTGTCATGCTGACTGAACTCGAGGCAAATGGCGCCATCGCGTATTCGGCTCTTCGTCAGACTAAGATCGTCGGGCAGAACTGGGAAGACAAGACACCTATGCCGTTCACGGCTGTACGACGGCTCTCATACTGA